The Candidatus Methylomirabilota bacterium genome has a segment encoding these proteins:
- a CDS encoding type II toxin-antitoxin system RelE/ParE family toxin, which yields MPFAVLLTNDAARDLDEICDYITLHDVPQKADYVLEQIERAFSRLSESPERGAYPKELLSLGIREYREVFFKPYRIIYRVMGKKVYVLLIVDGRRDMQSLLQQRLLDA from the coding sequence ATGCCGTTCGCGGTTCTGCTGACCAATGACGCAGCGCGTGATCTCGACGAGATTTGTGACTATATCACTCTGCACGATGTGCCTCAAAAAGCAGATTACGTTTTGGAACAGATTGAGAGAGCTTTCTCCAGACTCTCCGAATCTCCCGAGCGCGGTGCCTATCCGAAAGAATTGCTGTCGCTGGGCATTCGGGAATACCGCGAGGTTTTCTTCAAACCCTACCGCATCATTTACCGAGTCATGGGCAAAAAGGTTTATGTTTTGCTGATTGTCGATGGCCGCCGCGACATGCAATCGCTGCTGCAGCAGCGATTGCTGGATGCGTAA
- a CDS encoding DUF2442 domain-containing protein gives MDKVHDIQHVSFSGTVMRLHVDGRDYQIDIADKSERLRKATQQQRKNVEISPAGYGIHWPDVDEDLSIDGLIGVRHAPPFVTAQT, from the coding sequence ATGGATAAAGTTCACGACATTCAACACGTGTCCTTCTCTGGTACAGTCATGAGGTTACATGTCGATGGGAGGGATTATCAGATCGATATTGCTGATAAGTCGGAACGTTTGCGGAAAGCTACACAGCAACAGAGGAAAAACGTCGAGATATCTCCAGCGGGCTACGGAATTCACTGGCCGGATGTAGATGAAGATTTATCCATTGACGGACTCATCGGCGTGAGACATGCGCCGCCGTTCGTCACGGCCCAAACATAG
- a CDS encoding class I fructose-bisphosphate aldolase, protein MSERIREMLGWYSGDNPGTLTNLARLLHHGYLGGTGRLVILPVDQGFEHGPARSFAVNPPAYRPHYHFELAIEARLSAYAAPLGFLEAGAREFAGRIPLILKLNSHDVLHDEKDPFSSVTASVKDALRLGCVGVGFTIYPGSAHCATMYQQFREIAAEAKASGLVAVCWSYPRGSGLTKEGETAIDVVAYAAQIAAQLGAHLIKVKLPSAHIEQPEAKKVYEKTKVPIGTLADRVRHVVQSAFDGRRMVIFSGGAAKEDDNAVLDEIRAIRDGGGFGTIIGRNSFQRPRANAIDLLTKIMKIYSGEI, encoded by the coding sequence ATGAGTGAGCGTATCCGTGAGATGCTTGGTTGGTACAGCGGTGACAACCCGGGGACACTGACGAATCTGGCCCGGCTGCTTCACCACGGCTACCTTGGCGGCACAGGCCGACTGGTGATCCTGCCGGTTGATCAAGGGTTTGAGCACGGTCCGGCGCGAAGCTTTGCCGTTAATCCCCCCGCCTACCGTCCGCACTACCACTTTGAACTGGCGATCGAGGCGCGCTTGAGCGCCTACGCGGCGCCGCTCGGCTTCCTCGAGGCCGGCGCCAGGGAATTCGCTGGCCGGATCCCCCTGATCCTGAAGCTCAATAGCCACGACGTGCTGCACGATGAGAAGGACCCGTTTTCCTCGGTGACGGCCAGCGTGAAAGATGCGTTGCGCCTGGGCTGTGTCGGCGTGGGCTTCACGATCTACCCCGGCTCCGCTCATTGTGCTACGATGTATCAGCAGTTCCGCGAGATCGCGGCAGAGGCCAAGGCGTCCGGTCTGGTTGCGGTCTGCTGGTCGTACCCGCGCGGCTCCGGCCTGACCAAGGAGGGTGAGACGGCCATCGACGTGGTGGCCTACGCGGCCCAAATCGCAGCCCAGCTTGGCGCGCATTTGATCAAGGTGAAGCTGCCCAGCGCCCACATCGAGCAGCCGGAGGCCAAGAAGGTCTACGAGAAGACCAAGGTGCCGATCGGGACCCTGGCAGATCGCGTCCGGCATGTGGTCCAGAGCGCCTTCGATGGGCGACGGATGGTGATCTTTTCCGGCGGGGCAGCCAAGGAGGATGATAACGCGGTCCTGGACGAGATCCGGGCCATCCGCGATGGGGGTGGGTTCGGCACTATTATCGGCCGCAACTCGTTCCAGCGCCCGCGCGCTAACGCCATCGACCTGCTCACCAAGATCATGAAGATCTACTCCGGCGAGATATAG
- the fbp gene encoding class 1 fructose-bisphosphatase → MGDPMISKGITLTRHLLDDRTPVEGDLGALLIKIGSASKLVSREVNRAALHGKLGYTGEVNVQGEQIAQLDLWSNEVLVDALKETGLVCTMVSEEMEAPLHVDRNCLPGSYVVCFDPVDGSSNIDINGTVGTIFSVRHRRGHGREHVAADILQKGTEQVAAGYVMYGPSTMFVYAAGQTVQGFTWDHTLDDYVLTHPDIRIPRRGKTYSVNHGNYHRWSEPTRRAVDYLSMPDKATGRPYSLRYVGSMVADLHRTLLEGGLFMYPGEAGGGKNASGKLRLLYEVAPMAYIVEQAGGRASTGAERILDMEPSEYHQRVPIIIGSSDDVVLVEEFCQGKR, encoded by the coding sequence ATGGGAGATCCGATGATCAGTAAAGGCATCACCCTTACCCGTCATCTTTTGGACGACCGGACACCGGTAGAGGGCGATCTGGGCGCGCTTCTCATCAAGATCGGCTCCGCCTCGAAACTGGTGTCGCGGGAGGTGAACCGAGCGGCGCTGCACGGTAAATTGGGATATACCGGGGAGGTGAACGTTCAGGGAGAGCAGATCGCCCAGCTTGATCTCTGGTCGAATGAGGTGCTTGTGGATGCGCTGAAGGAGACCGGTCTTGTCTGCACGATGGTCTCAGAGGAGATGGAGGCGCCGCTGCATGTCGACCGAAACTGCCTCCCCGGGAGCTATGTGGTCTGTTTCGACCCGGTTGATGGTTCGTCGAACATCGATATCAACGGCACAGTAGGGACCATCTTTTCGGTGCGGCATAGGCGTGGCCATGGGCGGGAGCATGTCGCGGCGGATATCTTGCAGAAGGGCACTGAGCAGGTGGCGGCCGGCTATGTGATGTATGGTCCCAGTACCATGTTCGTCTACGCCGCTGGCCAAACAGTGCAGGGCTTTACATGGGATCATACGCTGGACGATTACGTTCTGACACACCCCGATATTCGAATTCCGAGGCGGGGCAAGACCTACAGTGTGAACCATGGGAACTACCATCGCTGGTCCGAACCGACTCGCCGAGCGGTCGACTATCTGAGCATGCCGGACAAAGCGACAGGCCGACCCTATTCACTCCGCTATGTCGGGTCGATGGTAGCGGATCTGCACCGCACCCTGCTTGAAGGCGGGCTCTTCATGTATCCGGGCGAAGCCGGCGGAGGAAAGAATGCCAGCGGGAAGCTTCGACTTCTCTATGAGGTTGCACCGATGGCTTATATCGTAGAGCAGGCTGGGGGGCGGGCGAGTACCGGAGCTGAGCGGATCCTGGACATGGAGCCGTCGGAATATCACCAGCGCGTACCGATCATCATCGGCAGCTCCGATGACGTGGTTCTCGTCGAGGAGTTTTGCCAGGGGAAGCGTTAG
- the rpiA gene encoding ribose-5-phosphate isomerase RpiA codes for MANMALEFIKDGDVVGLGTGRAATAFVRALGDAVKAGLRVTAVSTSQVTAALAAQLGIRLATLEEVSSIDVTFDGADEVDPRLDLIKGYGGALIREKIVAASSRRLIILVGVEKLVPVLGSRGILPVEVVPFGLPLCRRRLAELGCGPTVREHDGQPFVTDNGNYILDCRISPLPDPAPFEQAILGVPGVVGTGLFIGMADTVLVQDGDTVNVQQRGDP; via the coding sequence ATGGCGAACATGGCCCTCGAGTTCATCAAGGACGGCGATGTGGTGGGTCTGGGTACCGGTCGGGCCGCAACCGCATTTGTCCGCGCCCTGGGTGATGCGGTCAAGGCGGGTCTCCGGGTCACAGCGGTCTCGACGTCGCAGGTTACCGCCGCGTTGGCAGCGCAGCTCGGAATACGCCTGGCAACGCTCGAAGAGGTGTCAAGCATCGATGTCACTTTTGATGGGGCGGATGAGGTCGATCCCCGGCTCGACCTGATCAAGGGCTACGGCGGCGCGTTGATTCGGGAAAAGATTGTGGCCGCCTCGTCACGAAGACTGATCATTCTCGTTGGGGTCGAAAAGCTGGTGCCGGTCCTGGGGAGTCGTGGCATCCTTCCCGTAGAAGTCGTGCCGTTCGGGCTGCCCCTCTGCCGGCGTCGCCTCGCAGAGCTTGGGTGCGGGCCAACTGTCCGCGAGCATGATGGGCAGCCGTTCGTGACCGATAACGGCAATTACATCCTCGACTGTCGCATCTCGCCGCTTCCTGATCCGGCTCCTTTCGAGCAGGCGATTCTTGGGGTCCCTGGAGTGGTCGGAACGGGGCTCTTCATTGGTATGGCTGACACGGTCCTGGTACAGGACGGCGATACGGTCAACGTACAACAACGCGGAGACCCGTGA